Sequence from the Thermocaproicibacter melissae genome:
GCAATTATGCGGGTGGCGAAATCTTTGGAAATTCCCGCAATCCTTGTAGGACATGTCAATAAAGACGGAGTGATTGCCGGTCCAAAGGTTTTGGAGCATATCGTTGACACGGTTCTTTACTTTGAAGGGGACAGGCAGATGTCTTACCGAATCCTACGGGCTGTGAAAAACCGTTTTGGCTCCACAAATGAGATTGGAGTCTTTGATATGTCAGAGGATGGGCTCCATCAAGTTGAGAATCCGTCACAAGCGCTTCTTTCTGGACGTCCCACTGGTGTTTCGGGAACATGCGTAACTGCTATGATAGAAGGTTCCAGACCGATTCTTGCAGAAATTCAGGGTCTTGCAACGGCGACCGGTTACGGGAATCCCAGAAGAATGGCTACTGGGTTTGATTACAACCGAATGTCTCTGCTTCTGGCCGTTTTGGAAAAACGTGAGGGCTTTTATTTTGCAAACCTTGACGCATATGTAAATGTTGTCGGCGGTTTAAGGCTCGACGAACCAGCAGGTGATCTTGCGGTAGCACTTGCGCTTATTTCGAGCCTTAAAGACAAGCCGATCAACAGTGAGGCGATTGCTTTTGGAGAGATTGGTCTCGCTGGAGAATTGCGCTCCGTTACCAATGTTGAAGCGCGAATCGGTGAAGCTGACCGCCTAGGGTTTAAAAAATGTATTTTACCTTACCATTGCCTCAGCCGCATTGGACGCCGTTTTGAGCATA
This genomic interval carries:
- the radA gene encoding DNA repair protein RadA; translation: MTGKSKSVYVCSECGFESPKWLGKCPDCGKWNTMQEEIREPVRSIKSSSSRQSSAVHSVPISEISVTDEERYHTGMSELDRVLGGGIVKGSLILVSGEPGIGKSTILLQICGYLGKKLKILYVSGEESARQIKLRASRLGVENSNLYLLTETDIENVIEQIKTDKPDLVMIDSIQTMNLAELNSSPGSVSQVRECTAAIMRVAKSLEIPAILVGHVNKDGVIAGPKVLEHIVDTVLYFEGDRQMSYRILRAVKNRFGSTNEIGVFDMSEDGLHQVENPSQALLSGRPTGVSGTCVTAMIEGSRPILAEIQGLATATGYGNPRRMATGFDYNRMSLLLAVLEKREGFYFANLDAYVNVVGGLRLDEPAGDLAVALALISSLKDKPINSEAIAFGEIGLAGELRSVTNVEARIGEADRLGFKKCILPYHCLSRIGRRFEHIELVGVKDVRQAFEAAVK